A window of Lodderomyces beijingensis strain CBS 14171 genome assembly, chromosome: 1 contains these coding sequences:
- a CDS encoding 60S ribosomal protein uL15 — MPTRLTKTRKHRGNVSAGKGRVGKHRKHPGGRGKAGGQHHHRTNLDKYHPGYFGKVGMRYYHKQQGHFWRPEINLDKLWTLVDSDKKDEYLQSSSASAAPVIDTLAAGYGKVLGKGRLPEVPVIVKARFVSKLAEEKIRAVGGVVELIA; from the exons ATGCCTACTAGATTAACTAAGACCAGAAAACACAGAGGAAATGTTTCTG CCGGTAAGGGTAGAGTTGGTAAACACAGAAAGCATCCCGGTGGTAGAGGTAAAGCTGGTggtcaacaccaccacagAACAAATTTAGATAAATACCACCCAGGTTACTTTGGTAAAGTTGGTATGAGATACTACCACAAGCAACAAGGTCACTTCTGGAGGCCAGAAATCAATTTGGACAAATTGTGGACTCTCGTTGACAGCGATAAGAAGGACGAATACTTGCAATCATCCAGTGCTTCCGCCGCTCCAGTTATCGACACTTTGGCTGCTGGCTACGGTAAGGTCTTGGGTAAAGGTAGATTGCCAGAAGTTCCAGTTATCGTCAAGGCTAGATTTGTATCTAAATTGGCTGAAGAGAAGATTAGagctgttggtggtgttgttgagttGATTGCTTAA